The nucleotide sequence TAGTGAAGGCATTGGCTATTATAGGCAAGGAAATATCAGCAGAGCATATAATCATAGGAACAAAGAAAAAGTATGTTAAGCAGATAAATGCTCTGGAAGAAGCTATTAAAAAAGAAAATGCTCCTATAGAAATAAAAGCATTTAAAAGTTTTTATCCTTTAGGAGATGAGCAAACTTTAGTATATAATATTACGAAGAGAGTTATTAAAGCAGGCGGTATACCTTTAGAGGTTGGATGTGTGGTATTCAATGTTGCTACTTTATGTAATATTTATGACAGCTTAAGCGATAAACCTGTAATTTCAAAATATATGTCAATATTGGGAGAGGTTGAAAATCCCTGTATTGTAAAAGTGCCTATTGGGGCGAATTTAAGAGAGATTCTTCATCAAGTAAATGTAAAAGATGATAATAAATATGTGATAGTAGGAGGCCCTATGATGGGCAGATATTATCATATAACTGAAACTAATAATCTTTATGTTAAAAAAACAACAGGTGCCTTGATAGTTATTGATGAAGATCATTATTTAGTAAAAAAGAAACAAATAAATTACTCAAAAATTGTGGCTATGGCAAAATGCTCTTGTATACAATGCAGTGCATGTTCTGAATTATGCCCTAGAAATTTAATCGGTCATAAAATTAATCCTCATTTGGTTATGCGTACAGTTGCTTTTGCCGATTTGGAAAATATAGAAAATAATAGTGAGCATACTTTAGATAAGCTTAAAGAAGCAAATTTCTGCTGTGAATGCGGAATATGTGAACTTTATTCCTGTCCTATGGGTATAAATCCTGCAAATATGAATATATATGTTAAATCTCTTTTAAGAAAGGCTAATATTAAACCTGATAGGAATGTAAAAGATCATGGAGTACATCCTTCTATAGAGTATAGGAGAGTATCAACAAATAGATTGACTACTATTTTAGGATTAGATAAATATTCTCATGTTGAAGCTGACATGGATAATCCTAAAGCAATAAATGTTTCAAAGGTATCTATAGAATTGAGACAGCATATAGGAATGCCTGCTGAAGCTGTTGTACATGTTGGGGATTCAGTTAATGAGGGACAAATTATAGCTGCAGTACCGATGGATAAAGTTGGGGCTAATATACATTCTAGTATAAATGGTATTGTAGAGTATGTTGATACTGAAAAAATAGTTATAAATGGGGAGAGTGTTAAATGAAGTCTATAGGAATGATAGAATTAAATAGTATAGCTAGAGGCATATTAGTTACAGATCATATAGGAAAAGCCGCCAATGTTAAAATATTAAGATCCCATTCTGTATGTCCCGGAAAATATATTGTTATATTCTGCGGAGATGTAGGGGCGGTGGAGTCATCTAAAAAAGCAGGTATTGAAATAGGCGGTGTTTCTGTGATTAATTCTTTTGTTATAGCTAATATTCATGAAAGTGTAATAGAAGCTATTA is from Brachyspira hampsonii and encodes:
- a CDS encoding 4Fe-4S dicluster domain-containing protein, with product MSLKEKIYNAGIVGAGGAGFPSHIKLPEKVEYLIANAAECEPLLQTDQFLMLKYAEKIVKALAIIGKEISAEHIIIGTKKKYVKQINALEEAIKKENAPIEIKAFKSFYPLGDEQTLVYNITKRVIKAGGIPLEVGCVVFNVATLCNIYDSLSDKPVISKYMSILGEVENPCIVKVPIGANLREILHQVNVKDDNKYVIVGGPMMGRYYHITETNNLYVKKTTGALIVIDEDHYLVKKKQINYSKIVAMAKCSCIQCSACSELCPRNLIGHKINPHLVMRTVAFADLENIENNSEHTLDKLKEANFCCECGICELYSCPMGINPANMNIYVKSLLRKANIKPDRNVKDHGVHPSIEYRRVSTNRLTTILGLDKYSHVEADMDNPKAINVSKVSIELRQHIGMPAEAVVHVGDSVNEGQIIAAVPMDKVGANIHSSINGIVEYVDTEKIVINGESVK